The nucleotide window CGAATCGTATTTTAGGAGTGTGAAAAATGATTATTACAGAAAGTGAAGTGGATGTAATCGATCAGGAATGGATGGCACTAATACTGGAAGCAAAGGATCTTGGACTATCAATTGAAGATGTACGTGATTTTCTTAATCGAGACAACCAGGATGAAAGCTGACGTACATACTAAATAAAAAAGCATTCAACAAA belongs to Neobacillus sp. OS1-2 and includes:
- a CDS encoding anti-repressor SinI family protein, which produces MIITESEVDVIDQEWMALILEAKDLGLSIEDVRDFLNRDNQDES